The following proteins are co-located in the Rhodohalobacter sp. SW132 genome:
- a CDS encoding Xaa-Pro dipeptidyl-peptidase, producing MKLIARFTGLLITLVLVTAVLSQGQQQTITVPVIENGQAQSIPEFEDPENWLRHDLWVETEFDTDGDGKPDRMHVSVTRPAQTEGGGLQLPVIYETSPYYAGTAQPPYDFFWDVRHELGEEPPERKKGPEVQRRGQRPIISNSQIETWVPRGFIVVHSTSPGTGLSQGAPTVGGENESLAPKAVIDWLNGRANGYTTPDGDEKVEAYWATGAVGMTGTSYNGTLPLAAATTGVEGLKAIIPIAPNTSYYHYYRSNGLIRSPGGYLGEDIDVLYDFIHSGDEEKREYNNRTVRDTEMAEGMDRITGDYNDFWYGRDYLNQIENVQAAVLMAHAFNDWNVMPEHSYRIYDALRERGVPSMVYYHQDGHGGEPPHEMMNKWFTRYLYDVENGVEEMPRSWIVREGDDRDDPTPYDDYPHPGAEEVIFHLTPGAPERGGLTLNASPDSEATETLVDNVSFSGSALAQAEWTDHRLIYVTPELTEPVHISGEATVSIRLASSKPAANLSVWMVSLPWNEGRNTHITDNIITRGWASPQNHSSIWESEPLEPGTFYTMEFDLQPNDQVIPAGQQIGLMIFSSDREYTLWPEPGTELTIDLDQTTLTLPVVGGEASFSTMNW from the coding sequence ATGAAGTTAATAGCACGGTTTACGGGTTTACTGATAACGTTGGTTTTAGTGACAGCTGTTTTATCGCAGGGTCAGCAGCAAACCATTACGGTGCCCGTTATCGAAAACGGCCAGGCTCAGTCTATCCCGGAGTTTGAGGATCCCGAAAACTGGCTTCGCCACGATCTCTGGGTCGAAACGGAGTTTGATACGGATGGAGACGGGAAACCCGATCGAATGCATGTATCGGTAACCCGTCCTGCTCAGACAGAAGGCGGTGGATTACAACTCCCCGTGATTTACGAAACGAGTCCATATTATGCTGGAACAGCACAGCCCCCGTACGATTTTTTCTGGGATGTGCGCCATGAACTTGGAGAGGAGCCGCCGGAGCGTAAAAAAGGTCCGGAAGTGCAGCGCAGGGGGCAAAGACCGATCATATCAAACTCACAGATTGAAACGTGGGTACCCAGAGGTTTTATCGTGGTGCATTCCACATCTCCCGGAACGGGACTCTCGCAGGGCGCACCAACCGTTGGCGGTGAAAATGAATCACTGGCTCCCAAAGCGGTGATCGACTGGCTGAATGGTCGCGCTAACGGTTATACTACACCCGATGGCGATGAAAAAGTTGAAGCGTACTGGGCCACCGGCGCTGTGGGAATGACCGGCACATCCTATAACGGAACACTGCCTCTCGCCGCAGCAACGACCGGGGTTGAGGGCCTCAAAGCGATCATACCGATCGCCCCAAATACATCCTACTATCATTATTATCGTTCAAACGGGCTGATTCGCTCACCGGGCGGCTATCTCGGTGAAGATATTGATGTCTTGTACGATTTTATTCACAGCGGTGATGAAGAGAAGCGCGAATATAACAACCGCACAGTTCGCGATACGGAAATGGCCGAAGGGATGGATCGGATCACAGGGGATTATAACGATTTCTGGTATGGCCGCGATTATCTCAACCAAATTGAAAATGTGCAGGCGGCTGTTCTGATGGCGCACGCTTTTAACGACTGGAATGTGATGCCGGAACACAGTTACCGCATATACGATGCGCTGCGTGAGCGGGGTGTACCATCTATGGTCTACTACCACCAGGATGGCCATGGCGGAGAACCACCCCATGAAATGATGAACAAATGGTTCACACGGTATCTTTACGATGTTGAGAACGGTGTGGAAGAGATGCCCCGATCGTGGATTGTGCGTGAAGGCGACGACAGGGATGATCCTACACCTTATGATGATTACCCGCATCCCGGGGCAGAGGAGGTGATCTTCCACCTCACGCCGGGAGCTCCGGAACGGGGCGGTCTTACTCTGAATGCATCGCCGGATTCGGAGGCCACCGAAACACTGGTCGATAATGTATCTTTTTCAGGATCGGCGCTTGCACAGGCTGAATGGACTGATCATCGCCTGATTTATGTCACTCCGGAGCTCACGGAGCCGGTTCACATCTCCGGTGAGGCAACAGTGTCTATCCGGCTGGCAAGCAGCAAGCCGGCAGCAAATTTATCTGTCTGGATGGTTTCCCTGCCCTGGAATGAGGGCCGGAATACGCACATCACAGATAATATTATCACACGGGGCTGGGCCAGTCCGCAAAATCACAGCTCAATCTGGGAGAGTGAACCACTTGAGCCGGGAACGTTTTACACGATGGAGTTTGATCTTCAGCCGAATGATCAGGTCATCCCGGCGGGTCAGCAGATCGGTCTGATGATTTTTTCAAGCGACCGTGAATATACGCTCTGGCCGGAACCGGGAACCGAACTGACCATCGACCTGGACCAAACAACATTAACGCTGCCGGTAGTTGGCGGTGAAGCTTCGTTTTCGACAATGAACTGGTAA
- a CDS encoding SMP-30/gluconolactonase/LRE family protein, translating to MNLKMIWMLPAMLILFGCNDEPSSEEPSSYETMGTIEVMDERLNEILNADARPEIIGEGFSWSEGPVWVEEHGFLLFSDVPENTIYKWTEEEGVTEYLEPSGYTGTSGRGGEIGSNGLIISNDGRLILCQHGDRRIAEMDAPLDQPESEFITKADRYDGNRFHSPNDVIQHSDGSIYFTDPPYGLEGYVDDPSRELDFHGVFRIAPDGEVELLTDELTRPNGLAFSPDESLLYVANSDGSRALWMVYDVRDDGGIENGRVFYDATDRVGDAPGLPDGMKVHSNGTIFATGPGGLWIFSPEGTPLGQVQTGEFISNGAFNGDESVFYMTADSYLLRLQL from the coding sequence ATGAATCTAAAAATGATCTGGATGCTGCCTGCAATGTTAATACTTTTTGGATGTAATGACGAGCCATCATCAGAAGAACCATCTTCTTATGAAACAATGGGAACAATCGAGGTGATGGACGAGAGGCTGAATGAAATTCTTAATGCAGATGCCCGTCCGGAAATTATCGGGGAAGGGTTTTCATGGTCGGAAGGTCCGGTTTGGGTGGAAGAACATGGTTTTCTCCTCTTTTCTGATGTGCCCGAAAACACAATTTATAAATGGACCGAAGAGGAGGGTGTAACCGAATATCTGGAACCCTCAGGATACACCGGAACAAGTGGCCGGGGCGGTGAAATCGGTTCAAACGGTTTGATCATCAGTAACGATGGACGTTTGATCTTATGTCAGCACGGAGATCGCCGAATTGCCGAAATGGATGCCCCGCTCGATCAGCCGGAATCTGAATTTATCACCAAAGCGGACCGCTATGACGGGAACCGGTTTCACAGCCCGAATGACGTGATTCAGCACAGTGATGGCAGTATCTACTTTACCGATCCGCCGTATGGGCTGGAAGGCTATGTGGACGATCCGTCGCGCGAGCTCGATTTTCATGGAGTGTTTCGCATCGCTCCGGATGGAGAAGTTGAACTGCTGACCGACGAGCTCACCCGCCCGAACGGTCTGGCGTTTTCGCCGGATGAAAGTTTACTGTACGTAGCCAATTCCGACGGAAGCCGGGCTCTGTGGATGGTTTATGATGTGCGGGACGATGGAGGAATTGAAAATGGCCGCGTGTTTTATGATGCAACCGACCGGGTAGGCGATGCCCCTGGCCTGCCAGATGGGATGAAAGTGCACAGCAACGGAACCATCTTTGCGACCGGACCCGGCGGGCTCTGGATATTTTCACCCGAAGGTACGCCGCTTGGCCAGGTTCAAACCGGTGAATTTATATCAAACGGAGCTTTCAACGGGGATGAATCGGTATTTTATATGACGGCAGACTCCTACTTACTCCGGCTGCAGTTATAA
- a CDS encoding LytTR family DNA-binding domain-containing protein codes for MMETEEKLTLDDNVLLSDGNDYRLVKLRDVRFFETYGNYSKTYFSDGKLLIYRSLNYLDERLSGRCFFRANRQQILNLSHIRNVELLDNSFFRVEMSCGKKIDLSRRRSKEFKGEFCI; via the coding sequence ATGATGGAAACAGAAGAAAAGCTTACTCTCGATGATAATGTTCTGCTCAGCGACGGCAACGATTACAGGCTGGTGAAACTACGGGATGTCCGCTTTTTTGAAACCTATGGAAACTACAGTAAAACCTATTTCTCGGATGGAAAATTACTCATCTACCGATCACTCAACTACCTTGATGAACGTCTATCCGGTCGATGCTTTTTTCGGGCGAACCGTCAGCAAATACTGAATCTGTCTCATATCCGGAATGTAGAACTGCTTGATAATTCATTTTTCCGGGTGGAGATGAGCTGCGGTAAAAAGATTGATCTCTCAAGACGGCGATCAAAAGAATTTAAAGGAGAGTTCTGTATATAG
- a CDS encoding serine hydrolase: MSRNKVITSIFVALFAAAILAFIPTLFITANVDVIEDEMAEIVSETEEDNISVLEKFPAFEKESEPVLSFDAPVSEVVARFHDLGPINSILVSQHGELVAEQYFRRMSTTRANNIKSASKSVLSLLVGIAIEKGYLESVHQPIGEFFPEYFQANPDSVKEAITIEDLLTMRSGLASTSRAHYGRWVTSSNWIEYALNRRVTGVAGVDRTYSTGNTHLLSVILTRATGMSTLQFGNKYLFHPMNINIAGWDRDPQGYYFGGNNMAMRGRDMVKIGQLMMDMGVYNGEQLISPQWIMDSVEPVTGRTSGYENYGYLWFRRYSDDLDMVYAFGNGGQYIMILPAIEAVITVTTQNESGLSTRNYRRELFRQIDIEVVPRLKSSYNPA; this comes from the coding sequence TTGAGTAGAAATAAAGTTATTACAAGCATCTTTGTGGCACTTTTTGCTGCTGCGATTCTGGCTTTCATCCCAACGTTATTTATAACAGCGAATGTGGATGTGATCGAAGATGAAATGGCTGAGATTGTCTCGGAAACAGAGGAAGACAATATCTCGGTACTTGAAAAATTCCCTGCATTTGAAAAGGAGTCAGAACCAGTTCTTTCATTTGATGCTCCTGTTTCGGAAGTTGTTGCAAGGTTTCATGATTTGGGCCCTATCAATAGCATACTGGTTAGCCAGCATGGTGAACTTGTTGCAGAGCAATACTTTCGAAGGATGAGTACAACCCGGGCAAATAACATTAAATCAGCCTCCAAAAGCGTTCTTTCGCTACTTGTAGGAATTGCGATTGAGAAGGGATACCTGGAAAGTGTGCACCAGCCGATTGGTGAATTTTTCCCTGAATACTTTCAAGCCAATCCGGATTCTGTGAAAGAGGCGATCACAATCGAAGATCTTTTGACGATGCGGAGCGGCCTCGCCTCAACCAGCCGTGCACATTATGGGCGATGGGTCACCAGCTCGAACTGGATCGAATACGCACTGAATCGACGGGTTACGGGAGTTGCGGGCGTTGACAGAACCTACAGTACCGGCAACACGCATCTGCTCTCCGTTATTCTCACCCGTGCAACCGGCATGAGCACGCTCCAATTTGGCAATAAGTACCTGTTTCACCCGATGAATATTAACATTGCGGGCTGGGATCGCGATCCGCAGGGATATTATTTTGGCGGAAACAACATGGCGATGAGAGGGCGGGATATGGTGAAAATTGGTCAGCTTATGATGGATATGGGCGTTTACAACGGTGAGCAACTTATATCACCTCAATGGATCATGGACTCCGTTGAACCGGTAACCGGCAGGACATCCGGGTATGAAAATTACGGTTATTTATGGTTTCGGCGCTATTCGGATGATCTCGATATGGTGTATGCGTTTGGAAATGGCGGCCAGTACATTATGATTTTACCGGCGATTGAAGCCGTCATAACCGTCACCACCCAAAACGAATCAGGACTTTCTACCCGGAACTATCGCCGCGAACTGTTTCGCCAGATCGACATAGAAGTTGTGCCTCGCCTGAAATCCAGTTACAACCCGGCTTAA
- a CDS encoding PP2C family protein-serine/threonine phosphatase: protein MKNSHTDSRGLTFWIILGLAGFVLFSILFNRFHYSAEAPITYSKEKTLSKTSELYADLGIESDTLSTVIFRHQRSPLYRAIRDSLENESPTPAQLNAQGFHLHGWDVISASTLGLTDSFTFSPRPIFESYGFFRTQYDNSGRITNFQAKSDRGASANVDGENSLETAQHIIEQIFGHELEGYEQTDISVDEVAPRLDENAVPVQRLDTPQITSTFRWARPAGSYREYIELELSSVPASDTGLSDADAASIVSIERFEAWHEMEKIPPKPAEDYFVILFISVIALLALFTFIEGLGQVFKGKADWRRIFFIALAVTIGIYGWRLIFLLNFTDLLTVQANLVVQFNQLVFGLVMGLFASVAYIGWEAHARSEEKYEMNLIDAYWRGKLYLKETGGSIIRGFSLAGVMLGITALFLTVSGLFMMNSDSQFGFTEVINRPQFLSINLSMFIVAALASIAMVGIVYHFFRKRIKNPHIVMAASIVVGGAVFTGLGRSFATTGSELNELVLFIMLAVLLFYTYRATGVVTVFSAFWLYSSIITIMPYIGSPSFDVSVTGWLQIVLALSVLLFGIVAWRKGPSISTVRNYVPEYEQKMRRNIRIENEMQIARESQQRLMPHAPLKTNHYELQGYFLPSFEVGGDYFDYVEAEDAESGTHLTLTVVDVSGKSMRAAMQAVFTSGLLRSRMYTDQPEDILREISPVVYDKTDSRTFITCVIGRYEPASRTLKLANAGHCMPILKRNGKAEYLRTPDPKYPLGVRPQVRYKELLIKLQPGDLILFYSDGFPEAVNENGERIGFERARRYVEEMDSGDLSAREICTQIKSYVEDFSVERLADDTTILCLKIV from the coding sequence ATGAAAAACAGTCATACCGATAGCAGAGGTCTTACCTTCTGGATCATTCTGGGGCTTGCGGGATTTGTTCTGTTTTCAATTCTTTTTAACCGGTTTCATTATTCTGCTGAAGCCCCGATTACCTATTCTAAAGAGAAAACACTTAGCAAAACATCAGAATTATACGCGGACCTCGGGATCGAGTCAGATACTTTGTCCACGGTTATTTTCAGGCATCAGCGCTCTCCCCTCTATCGTGCTATCCGAGATTCTCTCGAAAATGAATCACCCACTCCGGCGCAGCTGAACGCACAAGGGTTTCATTTGCACGGATGGGATGTAATATCAGCAAGCACACTTGGATTAACAGATAGTTTTACCTTTTCACCCAGGCCAATTTTTGAATCGTATGGATTCTTCAGAACTCAGTACGACAACAGCGGCAGGATAACAAATTTTCAGGCGAAAAGTGATAGAGGTGCTTCGGCAAATGTGGATGGAGAAAACTCACTTGAAACGGCCCAACATATCATCGAACAGATTTTCGGCCATGAGCTGGAAGGGTATGAACAGACGGATATCTCTGTGGATGAGGTTGCACCCCGCCTTGATGAAAACGCCGTTCCAGTGCAAAGACTCGATACACCGCAAATTACATCAACGTTCCGCTGGGCCAGACCGGCCGGTAGTTACAGGGAGTATATTGAACTGGAACTGAGTTCTGTTCCGGCGTCCGACACCGGACTATCTGATGCCGATGCGGCAAGCATTGTTTCCATTGAACGGTTTGAGGCGTGGCATGAAATGGAGAAAATTCCGCCTAAACCTGCAGAAGACTATTTTGTCATTCTCTTTATTTCCGTAATTGCTCTGCTTGCACTTTTTACTTTTATAGAAGGGCTTGGCCAGGTTTTCAAAGGAAAGGCAGATTGGCGCCGCATATTTTTTATTGCCCTTGCCGTTACGATTGGAATTTATGGATGGCGCCTGATCTTTCTGCTCAATTTCACCGACCTGCTCACCGTTCAGGCCAATCTTGTGGTCCAGTTCAATCAACTGGTATTCGGATTGGTAATGGGCCTTTTTGCATCGGTGGCGTATATCGGGTGGGAGGCTCATGCGCGAAGTGAAGAGAAATATGAGATGAATCTGATTGATGCCTATTGGCGCGGAAAACTCTACCTGAAGGAAACTGGCGGCAGTATTATCCGGGGTTTTTCTCTCGCAGGTGTTATGCTCGGAATCACGGCTCTTTTTCTTACGGTAAGCGGCCTCTTCATGATGAACTCCGATAGCCAGTTCGGTTTTACTGAAGTGATCAACCGGCCGCAATTCCTTTCGATAAATCTGAGCATGTTTATCGTAGCAGCTCTCGCCTCAATCGCCATGGTGGGTATTGTATACCACTTTTTCAGGAAAAGGATAAAAAATCCACATATTGTAATGGCGGCCAGTATAGTAGTGGGCGGTGCAGTTTTTACCGGGCTGGGTCGGTCATTCGCAACCACCGGGTCGGAATTAAACGAATTGGTTCTGTTCATCATGCTTGCCGTACTCCTATTCTATACCTACAGGGCAACAGGTGTGGTGACTGTTTTTTCTGCATTTTGGCTGTATAGTTCTATCATTACCATCATGCCGTATATCGGATCACCCTCATTTGATGTCTCGGTGACCGGCTGGCTTCAGATTGTACTCGCTTTATCTGTACTTCTTTTTGGAATTGTGGCATGGCGAAAAGGGCCGTCCATCTCAACTGTGCGCAACTATGTGCCGGAATACGAGCAAAAAATGCGCCGGAATATCCGCATTGAAAATGAGATGCAGATCGCACGGGAATCACAACAGCGTCTGATGCCTCATGCGCCGTTAAAAACGAATCATTACGAGCTACAGGGATATTTCCTGCCTTCATTCGAAGTGGGTGGTGATTATTTTGATTACGTTGAAGCCGAAGACGCTGAATCAGGAACTCATCTCACACTTACAGTTGTGGATGTTTCCGGTAAATCGATGCGGGCTGCAATGCAGGCGGTTTTTACCAGCGGGCTTCTCCGTTCCAGGATGTATACCGATCAGCCGGAAGATATACTGCGCGAAATTTCCCCGGTTGTTTATGATAAAACAGACTCCCGAACATTCATCACCTGCGTCATTGGCCGATATGAGCCCGCCAGCCGCACTTTAAAGCTCGCTAATGCCGGTCACTGCATGCCGATTTTAAAACGGAATGGAAAAGCTGAGTATCTCAGAACTCCGGATCCGAAATATCCGCTTGGAGTACGCCCGCAGGTGCGCTACAAAGAGTTGCTCATTAAACTTCAGCCGGGTGACCTCATTCTTTTCTACTCCGACGGCTTCCCGGAAGCAGTAAATGAAAATGGCGAGCGAATCGGCTTTGAACGAGCCCGCCGGTATGTTGAAGAGATGGATAGCGGCGATCTGTCAGCGCGGGAAATTTGTACGCAGATAAAATCCTACGTCGAAGATTTCAGCGTGGAACGTCTCGCCGATGATACTACCATTCTCTGTTTGAAAATAGTTTGA
- a CDS encoding NAD(P)/FAD-dependent oxidoreductase, which yields MAENNIKVIIIGGGFGGLTAARSLTNKKNIEVTLIDRTNHHLFQPLLYQVATAALSPGDIATPIRSVFKNKRNINVVMDEIIRVDKEKRRVAGKSGKEYEYDYLIIATGTRHSYFGNDEWEKHAPGLKTLNDALDIRERILWSLEQAEKESDPDLRQKFLNFVIVGGGPTGVELAGAIAEITRKTGIDDYKNVREKDIHVYLIEGEDAILNTYPESLSESARQKLIDMGVNVYLNTMVRDVNEEGVQAGKLSIPSSNVIWAAGNEGTPLLKKLSFETDRAGRVKVNANLTTENHPEIFVIGDAANCTDADGKQVPGIAPGAMQMGKYVAKKILGKKGSDEGFVYLDKGNMATIGRGKAIAEIAGFKFKGFTAWLLWSFIHIFFLIGFRNRFRVMAEWIWYYLTFKGSFRLITGRADSKSSEK from the coding sequence ATGGCTGAAAACAATATTAAAGTAATCATCATCGGCGGGGGATTCGGCGGGCTGACGGCTGCACGGTCGCTGACGAACAAGAAAAATATTGAAGTTACCCTGATCGACCGCACGAATCATCACCTGTTTCAGCCTCTTCTTTATCAGGTAGCAACTGCGGCCCTCTCACCCGGCGATATCGCCACTCCTATTCGATCCGTCTTCAAAAATAAGCGAAACATAAACGTGGTGATGGATGAGATCATCCGGGTAGATAAGGAAAAGAGGCGAGTTGCCGGAAAATCGGGAAAGGAGTACGAATATGACTACCTGATTATAGCCACCGGAACCCGGCACTCCTATTTTGGAAATGATGAGTGGGAGAAGCACGCCCCCGGACTGAAGACGCTGAATGATGCTCTCGATATCAGAGAACGTATTCTATGGTCGCTCGAACAAGCTGAAAAAGAGAGCGATCCCGATCTTCGCCAAAAATTCCTAAACTTCGTGATTGTGGGCGGCGGCCCGACCGGTGTTGAGCTGGCGGGGGCTATTGCAGAGATAACAAGAAAAACCGGAATTGACGACTACAAAAATGTTCGGGAAAAGGATATTCACGTTTATCTCATAGAAGGAGAAGACGCCATCTTGAACACTTATCCCGAATCGCTCAGCGAAAGTGCCCGTCAAAAACTGATTGATATGGGCGTTAACGTCTATTTGAACACGATGGTGAGGGATGTGAATGAGGAGGGAGTTCAGGCCGGAAAGCTTTCCATTCCGTCCTCAAACGTCATCTGGGCGGCCGGCAACGAGGGGACTCCCCTGCTGAAGAAACTTAGCTTCGAAACCGACCGGGCGGGACGGGTGAAGGTCAACGCGAACCTGACAACCGAAAATCATCCGGAAATATTTGTAATTGGCGACGCAGCAAACTGCACCGATGCCGATGGGAAACAGGTGCCTGGGATTGCTCCCGGAGCCATGCAGATGGGTAAGTATGTGGCAAAGAAAATCCTCGGGAAAAAAGGGAGTGACGAGGGGTTTGTCTATCTCGACAAGGGGAATATGGCAACCATTGGCCGCGGAAAAGCGATCGCTGAAATTGCCGGTTTTAAATTCAAGGGATTTACCGCCTGGCTGCTCTGGTCGTTCATTCACATCTTCTTCCTGATCGGTTTCAGAAATCGGTTCAGGGTTATGGCCGAGTGGATCTGGTACTATCTGACGTTCAAAGGAAGCTTCCGGTTGATTACCGGCAGGGCTGACTCAAAGTCCAGTGAAAAATGA
- a CDS encoding FG-GAP-like repeat-containing protein, whose product MTVRFRLILFSLISTTLFLISTANLSASDSKAESEAELISKLDLKEITGSEWWNEVRLADLTGDNQLDMVVAAQRPGEMQNVGTIYAMDIEGNILWTLGEPNEEHEAIYHDMPIQVHDLNNDGNPEVVYIDGEEIHILNGRTGELIRTGPLPDSDARDGMSFADFNGDGHRGNIVVKTRYTQVWALDPEDFSVMWTYEGTVGHYPWPHDVRQNGYDELVIGHALIAHDGKVLWEADLPGHADGVGILDLNGDGNLEIAVATCGGATFNVLNVEGDILWTEPTRHAQHMIVGNFRPDTETKEVVGLDRGTDRSLEGQDRIIVYSHDGEELWREERTDEGPERWLSIISRMSNWDQEDRDLILAYRRGADRKPELRDGYGGTVAQFPFPDLSLPNRAQRAQHADILGDPRSEVLIWNARWIYVYGNGEEYAGSYEEPDRSLPNPRLHNYTHYIGMP is encoded by the coding sequence ATGACTGTTCGATTCCGGCTTATATTATTTAGCCTTATCTCAACAACCCTTTTTCTAATCAGCACCGCCAACCTTTCTGCTTCAGATTCCAAAGCTGAATCAGAAGCAGAATTGATCTCAAAATTAGATCTCAAAGAGATAACCGGTTCTGAGTGGTGGAACGAAGTTCGCCTGGCGGATCTAACCGGCGATAACCAACTGGATATGGTTGTGGCGGCTCAGCGTCCGGGCGAGATGCAGAATGTTGGCACAATTTACGCCATGGATATCGAGGGAAATATACTTTGGACGCTGGGTGAGCCGAACGAGGAGCACGAAGCGATCTATCACGATATGCCGATCCAGGTGCACGATCTGAACAACGACGGTAATCCGGAGGTGGTTTACATCGATGGTGAAGAAATTCATATTCTAAACGGAAGAACAGGCGAGCTGATCCGAACCGGCCCGCTTCCGGATTCAGATGCACGTGACGGGATGTCATTTGCCGATTTTAACGGTGACGGTCATCGCGGTAATATTGTCGTGAAAACGCGGTATACGCAGGTCTGGGCACTCGATCCGGAAGATTTTAGCGTGATGTGGACCTATGAAGGAACAGTAGGCCATTATCCGTGGCCGCACGATGTGAGGCAAAACGGATATGACGAATTAGTGATCGGGCATGCTCTGATTGCACATGATGGCAAGGTGCTTTGGGAGGCAGATCTGCCGGGACACGCTGATGGAGTGGGTATTTTAGATCTGAACGGAGATGGTAACCTGGAGATCGCTGTGGCAACGTGCGGAGGCGCAACATTTAACGTGCTGAATGTAGAAGGAGATATTTTGTGGACCGAACCGACACGTCATGCACAGCATATGATTGTTGGAAATTTCCGTCCGGATACCGAAACAAAGGAGGTGGTCGGACTCGACCGCGGAACAGACCGAAGCCTTGAAGGGCAGGACCGGATCATTGTATATTCGCACGACGGTGAAGAACTTTGGCGTGAGGAACGGACCGATGAAGGCCCGGAACGCTGGCTCTCCATCATTTCCAGGATGAGCAACTGGGACCAGGAAGACCGCGACCTGATCCTGGCATACAGAAGGGGAGCCGACAGAAAACCTGAGCTCCGTGACGGGTATGGCGGAACGGTTGCACAATTTCCGTTTCCAGACCTTTCGCTGCCCAACCGTGCACAGCGTGCACAGCATGCCGATATCCTGGGAGATCCGAGATCGGAAGTGCTGATCTGGAACGCCCGATGGATCTACGTCTACGGCAATGGCGAAGAGTATGCCGGCAGCTACGAAGAGCCCGACAGAAGCCTGCCCAATCCCCGGTTGCATAATTACACGCACTATATAGGAATGCCGTAA
- a CDS encoding UTP--glucose-1-phosphate uridylyltransferase, with the protein MSDINIAVVPVAGMGTRLLPATKSQPKEMLPVGRKPVVQYVVEELNRVGVERLLFITGSGKTSIENHFDLNLELTQSLREDGKEDLLSELSYERANLQYFYTRQRQLLGLGHAVLCAEPFVGNNPFIVALGDSIIGMHAESKIVETMKDCFREKKADAVIAFEEVPEDEVFQYGIAKPKKNSNGVVFEIDDLIEKPPVDEAPSNLAVAARYVLSPSIFDALKNTKPGAGNEIQLTDAIRLLIQNGGTVYGVRLKKSEKRYDIGNFGSYFRAFTEFALADKNFGPELREYLQQIINEDPS; encoded by the coding sequence TTGAGTGATATTAACATAGCGGTTGTTCCGGTTGCTGGCATGGGAACCCGGTTGTTGCCGGCAACCAAATCGCAACCTAAAGAGATGCTGCCGGTAGGCAGAAAGCCCGTCGTACAATATGTGGTTGAAGAACTGAACAGAGTTGGAGTCGAACGGTTGTTATTTATTACCGGCAGCGGAAAAACTTCCATCGAAAATCATTTCGATCTGAACCTGGAATTAACTCAGTCACTTCGGGAAGATGGTAAAGAAGATCTCTTGTCTGAATTATCTTACGAGCGCGCAAATCTTCAATACTTTTACACCCGGCAAAGACAGCTTTTGGGCCTTGGTCATGCTGTGCTATGTGCCGAACCATTTGTAGGAAATAATCCATTCATTGTTGCACTTGGTGATTCTATCATTGGAATGCATGCCGAAAGTAAAATCGTGGAAACCATGAAAGATTGTTTCAGGGAGAAAAAAGCGGATGCCGTGATTGCTTTTGAAGAGGTGCCTGAAGATGAAGTATTTCAATATGGAATTGCTAAACCGAAAAAAAATTCAAATGGGGTCGTTTTTGAAATAGATGACCTTATTGAAAAACCACCCGTTGACGAGGCACCCAGTAACCTGGCGGTTGCAGCGCGCTATGTATTATCTCCATCCATTTTTGATGCGTTAAAAAATACGAAACCAGGTGCCGGTAATGAGATTCAGCTCACTGATGCCATCCGTTTACTCATTCAAAACGGCGGTACGGTTTATGGTGTGCGCTTAAAAAAGAGTGAAAAACGGTACGATATTGGCAATTTTGGATCCTATTTTCGCGCTTTTACAGAATTTGCACTTGCCGACAAAAATTTTGGTCCGGAACTACGGGAATATTTACAACAAATAATCAATGAAGATCCTTCGTAA